A single window of Zea mays cultivar B73 chromosome 10, Zm-B73-REFERENCE-NAM-5.0, whole genome shotgun sequence DNA harbors:
- the LOC103640702 gene encoding tobamovirus multiplication protein 3 encodes MLKYFPIESKGRQQKLREVGRVATICFCCFSARCIMMCFNAFDEEADLDVLDHPVLNLFYYLLVEILPSSLVLYILRRIPAKLRLSQYHPVSSS; translated from the exons ATGCTAAAATATTTTCCTATTGAGTCAAAAGGGAGGCAACAAAAGCTGAGAGAAGTCGGCAGAGTTGCCACCATATGTTTCTGTTGTTTCTCGGCACGATGCATAATG ATGTGCTTCAATGCATTTGACGAGGAAGCTGACCTCGATGTTCTTGACCATCCAGTTCTGAATTTGTTCTATTACCTG CTTGTGGAGATTCTCCCTTCATCTCTTGTCCTGTACATTCTAAGGAGGATTCCTGCAAAGCTACGGCTATCCCAGTATCACCCCGTCAGCAGCAGCTAG